A stretch of the Marivirga tractuosa DSM 4126 genome encodes the following:
- a CDS encoding glycosyltransferase codes for MSNIYFERYAYPNRSIKEPIKSSTFVSVVIPIYKEENVLPTLKSLAACEKTQHPVEIIFVINHPENADQFIKEQSQKTIEEIEGFIQKNPSELTFHIIKAFDLPAKKAGVGLARKIGMDEAAFRLNSINQDGVILCFDADSQCQPNYLKEIESHFLNNPKTNGASIHYEHPLNLDNGALNEAIILYELHLRYYIQALKFTGYPFAFHTIGSSMAVRSSVYQKQGGMNQRKAGEDFYFLHKIIPLGNFHTITNTKVIPSARISDRVPFGTGRAMQEHQNQSKDLNLSYDFASFILIKKFLEKIEDDNFIENIPPVVIEFLKETKLLNELEKINSKSKNKQHFKERFFEWFNGFKMLKLVHYLRDNYFPEKELVNQSSELLKEVDLHKSKEKTALELLEIYRELDSES; via the coding sequence ATGTCTAATATTTATTTCGAGCGATATGCTTACCCAAATCGTTCTATAAAAGAACCTATTAAAAGCAGCACTTTTGTAAGTGTAGTAATCCCCATTTATAAAGAAGAAAATGTATTACCAACTTTAAAATCATTGGCTGCATGTGAAAAGACACAACACCCCGTTGAAATAATTTTCGTAATAAATCATCCTGAAAATGCTGATCAATTCATAAAAGAGCAAAGCCAAAAAACAATAGAAGAAATTGAAGGTTTTATCCAAAAGAATCCTTCTGAATTAACTTTTCATATCATTAAGGCTTTTGATTTGCCAGCTAAAAAGGCTGGAGTGGGTTTAGCCAGAAAAATAGGAATGGATGAAGCTGCTTTTAGATTAAATTCCATTAATCAAGATGGAGTAATACTCTGTTTTGATGCAGATAGCCAATGTCAGCCCAATTACCTTAAAGAAATAGAAAGCCATTTTTTAAATAATCCAAAAACTAATGGTGCTTCCATTCACTATGAACACCCATTAAATTTAGATAATGGTGCTTTAAATGAAGCTATCATTTTATATGAGCTACATTTAAGGTATTACATCCAAGCATTAAAATTTACAGGATATCCATTTGCATTTCATACCATTGGTTCCAGCATGGCTGTGCGTTCTTCGGTTTATCAAAAACAAGGAGGAATGAATCAAAGAAAGGCGGGTGAAGATTTTTATTTTCTTCACAAAATTATTCCTTTGGGTAATTTCCATACTATCACTAACACAAAAGTGATTCCCTCAGCTAGGATATCCGACAGAGTGCCTTTTGGAACCGGCAGAGCAATGCAGGAACATCAGAATCAATCTAAAGACTTAAACCTAAGTTACGATTTTGCAAGCTTTATACTGATTAAGAAGTTTTTAGAAAAAATTGAAGATGATAACTTCATTGAAAATATTCCACCTGTAGTAATCGAGTTTTTAAAAGAAACTAAATTATTGAACGAGTTGGAAAAAATCAATTCTAAATCTAAGAATAAACAACATTTTAAAGAACGCTTTTTTGAATGGTTCAATGGCTTTAAAATGCTCAAATTGGTTCATTATTTAAGGGATAATTACTTTCCTGAAAAGGAATTAGTCAATCAGTCCAGTGAATTATTGAAAGAGGTGGATTTGCATAAAAGCAAAGAAAAAACTGCTTTGGAATTGCTTGAGATTTATCGGGAATTGGATTCTGAGAGCTGA